The following are encoded together in the Streptomyces sp. NBC_00341 genome:
- a CDS encoding type VII secretion system-associated protein has translation MNDNTAAGAPTARPGPIDDTAPPVPAEIEEAARLAPDHWLGMVDPAWSGKGEPPDWAVVGQWRSGPDGEIEEWRANEGYRPSPQALGWPAPADPVDEAVQLAATGYGPGEAVPRALAGAEVAVLLGPGGSPLSATSPEGASVVPVFTSPGYLRAAGRFGYELAPVAEVVDRIPDGHVLYLNPSGPVGMTVETDALRQAVDAAARGADGSRDGTDPA, from the coding sequence ATGAACGACAACACCGCCGCCGGTGCGCCCACCGCGCGACCCGGGCCCATCGACGACACCGCGCCGCCGGTCCCCGCGGAGATCGAGGAAGCCGCCCGGCTCGCTCCCGACCACTGGCTGGGCATGGTCGACCCCGCGTGGTCCGGGAAGGGCGAACCGCCGGACTGGGCGGTGGTGGGCCAGTGGCGGTCCGGCCCGGACGGTGAGATCGAGGAGTGGCGCGCCAACGAGGGGTACCGCCCCTCGCCCCAGGCGCTCGGCTGGCCCGCACCGGCCGACCCGGTGGACGAGGCGGTCCAGCTCGCGGCCACCGGGTACGGCCCGGGTGAGGCGGTGCCGAGGGCGCTGGCCGGGGCGGAGGTCGCCGTCCTGCTCGGCCCCGGCGGCAGCCCGCTGTCGGCCACCTCTCCCGAGGGGGCGTCGGTGGTGCCCGTCTTCACGTCCCCCGGTTATCTGCGGGCGGCCGGGCGCTTCGGTTACGAACTGGCGCCCGTGGCCGAGGTGGTCGACCGGATACCGGACGGCCACGTGCTCTACCTCAACCCGTCGGGACCGGTCGGCATGACCGTGGAGACCGACGCCCTGCGGCAGGCGGTCGACGCGGCGGCGCGCGGGGCGGACGGTTCGCGGGACGGGACGGACCCCGCATGA
- a CDS encoding type VII secretion system-associated protein: MTSPSDAPDEGAGRSGTLGGPTAVLRGRPGFREPPEDYVRAASQAPGHWMSVVDRHWNGDEDEPPPSWARLGRWRSDGYGEIVEWEENPGYRPSPDAHGWPPPVSPVDAAVQLVATGYASQELFALMLADAELAVCVDGNGGLTVTEAQDGTEAVPVFSAAPEPAAGELPVHEVMSVPELLDRLPPGREVLFLSSSAPVGQLVTVAELRAGRAELEEYEAQEPPDTWPA; this comes from the coding sequence ATGACGAGCCCTTCCGACGCCCCGGACGAAGGCGCGGGCCGCTCCGGGACCCTGGGCGGTCCGACCGCCGTGCTGAGGGGGCGGCCGGGGTTCCGCGAGCCGCCCGAGGACTACGTCAGGGCGGCCAGCCAGGCCCCCGGCCACTGGATGTCCGTGGTCGACCGGCACTGGAACGGTGACGAGGACGAGCCCCCGCCCTCGTGGGCGAGGCTCGGGCGCTGGCGGAGCGACGGGTACGGGGAGATCGTCGAGTGGGAGGAGAACCCCGGCTACCGTCCTTCGCCCGACGCGCACGGCTGGCCGCCGCCGGTCAGCCCCGTGGACGCCGCCGTACAACTGGTCGCCACCGGCTACGCGTCGCAGGAGCTGTTCGCCCTGATGCTCGCCGACGCCGAGTTGGCGGTGTGCGTCGACGGGAACGGCGGCCTGACGGTGACCGAGGCGCAGGACGGTACGGAGGCGGTGCCCGTCTTCTCTGCGGCGCCGGAGCCGGCGGCGGGGGAACTGCCCGTGCACGAGGTGATGTCCGTGCCCGAACTCCTGGACCGGCTGCCGCCCGGAAGGGAAGTGCTGTTCCTCAGCTCGTCCGCCCCGGTGGGGCAGCTCGTCACGGTGGCCGAACTGCGCGCGGGCAGGGCCGAACTGGAGGAGTACGAGGCGCAGGAGCCCCCCGACACATGGCCGGCCTGA
- a CDS encoding type VII secretion system-associated protein, producing the protein MTEYDHGSLPTMPPPPEPFPADGDAGAIPVYGRLVTESADATASAARTESVPLTESADAAGSLPEPPPEVVEAARGLPGQWLSVPDPAWSGKGVPPDWAVPGRWRTDATGTIVEWEDNAEYRPSPEALGWPRATDPVESAVQRAVTGYGPPGEVLRTLAAAKVAVLLGPDGEPLAVRSAEGEPVVPVFTAPAYYRVVGTFAARVVPVPDVVEGLPEGHSLYVNPTGPAGMVMDTGALAEEIAAQESGAARPVPPEEPGGAGTPRIHATRVGDPAAAPGPDPSTTGAPAGGRPQE; encoded by the coding sequence GTGACTGAGTACGACCATGGGTCCCTCCCCACGATGCCCCCTCCGCCCGAGCCCTTTCCCGCCGACGGGGACGCCGGGGCGATACCGGTGTACGGGCGGCTCGTCACCGAATCCGCCGACGCCACGGCATCCGCCGCCCGCACCGAATCCGTCCCCCTCACCGAATCCGCCGACGCGGCCGGGTCCTTGCCCGAGCCGCCCCCGGAAGTGGTCGAGGCCGCCCGGGGACTGCCCGGTCAGTGGCTGAGCGTTCCCGATCCCGCCTGGTCCGGTAAGGGCGTGCCGCCGGACTGGGCGGTCCCGGGCCGTTGGCGTACGGATGCCACGGGCACGATCGTGGAGTGGGAGGACAACGCGGAGTACCGCCCTTCCCCGGAGGCGCTCGGCTGGCCCAGGGCCACCGACCCCGTCGAGTCCGCCGTCCAGCGCGCCGTGACCGGCTACGGCCCGCCCGGCGAGGTGCTTCGAACGCTGGCCGCCGCGAAGGTCGCGGTGCTCCTCGGCCCCGACGGCGAGCCGCTGGCCGTGCGCTCTGCGGAGGGCGAGCCCGTGGTCCCCGTCTTCACCGCCCCCGCGTACTACCGCGTCGTCGGGACGTTCGCGGCCCGGGTGGTCCCGGTGCCCGACGTGGTGGAGGGACTGCCCGAGGGCCACTCCCTCTACGTCAACCCGACCGGCCCCGCGGGGATGGTCATGGACACCGGGGCGCTGGCCGAGGAGATCGCGGCCCAGGAGAGCGGTGCGGCCCGGCCGGTGCCGCCAGAGGAGCCGGGCGGGGCGGGAACGCCGCGCATCCACGCGACACGGGTGGGAGACCCGGCGGCCGCGCCGGGCCCCGACCCCTCCACGACCGGTGCGCCGGCCGGCGGAAGGCCGCAGGAGTGA